The nucleotide sequence CACTATTCTTTTGCGCGAGATACGTATTCACCTTTTCGGGTATCAACTTTAATCAACTCACCCGTTTGTACGAACAAAGGAACCCTCACCACAGCGCCTGTTTCCAGTTTTGCCGGTTTGCCGCCACCGCCAGAAGTATCGCCTTTAAGGCCAGGATCGGTTTCTGTGATTGCAAGAATAACAAAATTAGGGGGAGTGACCTGGATAGGTTCATTGTTCCACAAGGTAACCACACAAAGGTCCTGTTCTTTTAACCACTGTACCGCATCAGCTAAGGCTTCAGACGTTACCGCATATTGTTCAAAGCTGTCAGGAACCATAAAGTGCCATAGTTCACCATCCGTATATAAATATTGCATTTCGACATCAGCAACATCTGCTGAAGGTAGGGTTTCACCGGTTTTGTAAGTACGTTCAACGACACGCCCTGTTTTCAGATTCCGGATTTTCACACGTGTAAATGCCTGTCCTTTACCCGGTTTAACAAACTCACAATCGACAATGCTGCAAGGTGCATTATCAACCATAACTTTTAAACCATTCTTAAATTCATTGGTACTGTAGATTGCCATCAGTGCTCCACTGTTGAGATTTTGTTGCAATTTCGTTAGAGTTCGCAGTTTATCAATTTTGTACAATTAATGCGAGATTACTCTATAAGTTGGCAGAAGATTCTGGCGCAAGGCTTTGCCACCGTCAATGAATTGCTGGAATTTTTAGCACTACCTTCTGGTTTAGGTAGTACTGCTGCTGATAAACAGTTTAAAACCAGGGTTCCACGTAGTTTTGCTGCACGTATGCAACGCGGCAATCCCCGTGATCCGCTTCTTTTGCAAGTGCTTGCTGTTGAAGAGGAATTATCTGTTGCTGATGGTTACGTTGCGGATCCACTCCGTGAAAGCAAAGGTAATCCACTTCCTGGCTTATTACACAAGTATCAGGGGCGAGTATTGCTGACCTTAACGGGAGCTTGTGCTGTAAATTGCCGCTACTGTTTCCGACGGCATTTTCCTTATCAGAATAATAATCCGGGGCGTGATGGTTGGCAGCAGGTGCTTGATTATGTCCGTGCTGATACTAGCATCCGGGAAGTTATTTTGAGTGGTGGCGATCCGCTATTGGCAGCTGATGCAGTATTGGCTGAATTGATACAGCAATTAGAGGCTATCCGCCATCTACAAACGCTGCGTTTTCATACGCGCATTCCGATTGTTTTGCCGGAACGGATTAATAAGGATTTATTAAAATTACTCGGGACAACCAGATTACAAAAAGTTGTTGTTTTACATAGCAATCATAAGCAAGAGCTTGATGAACAGGTTGCAGAGGCATGCTCGGCTTTGCGCCAGGTTGGATGTCACTTGCTTAATCAATCTGTTCTTCTAAAAGGCATTAATGATGAAGCAACTATTTTGGCCGAATTAAGTGAACGTCTTTTTGCCTGCGGAGTGCTACCTTATTATTTACATTTGTTAGATACAGTAGCGGGAGCTGCGCATTTTGATCTACCGCAAACAGCTGCCTTAGCAATTTATAGACAATTACAAAAACAATTACCGGGCTATCTGGTTCCTCGTCTAGCGCGAGAAGAACCAGGAAAAGCCAGTAAAACACTTTTAATCTAATTCGAACCGAGGCTATTGCGTTGAGCTCGCATAGAGCTGTAGTAACTTATCCTGAGCACAGTAATTACCATTAGTCATTGGTTTATAAGTACCATCTGCCTGCATCTCCCAGGCATTACAATTATCGCGCAAATAATTTTTAAAAATTTCTTGCTTGATGCGTTTCTGGCAGTTTTCATCAAGGATAGGGAACATAATTTCAATGCGATTATACAAATTCCGTTCCATCAAGTCTGCACTGGAGCAATAGTAATGTTCTGCATGGTGGGTACGGAAATGATAAACGCGGTGATGTTCCAGGAACCGACCTACAATTGAAATGACGCGGATATTATCAGAGACCCCCGGAATACCGGGTTTAAGGCAACAAACACTCCGTACTAAAAGATTAATTTTCACCCCTGCCTGAGAGGCGCGATAAAGTGCCTGAATCATGGTTTTGTCAGTTAACCCATTGACCTTAATGTTGATCTCGGTCTCCTGGCCTTCGCGAGCACTTTGACTACATTCCTCTATTAACTGTAAAAGATTTTTTTGTAAGGTAAAAGGAGAATGACATAAGGCTTTAAGTTTTACTGTTTTTCCAAGGCCAGTTAGTTGCTGAAAGATAATTTGCGTGTCAGCTGTAATGGTTGGTTCGCTGGTTAATAAGCCAAGATCAGTATAACGTTTCGCCGTTTGCTCATGATAGTTACCAGTACCCAAATGGACATAGCGCTTTAATTTTCCATGCGTTCTGCGCACGACAAGGGTCATTTTTGCGTGAGTTTTATAACCCATGACACCATAAAGAACGAGGACACCTGCTTCATGCAAATGATTAGCAAGTTTTAAGTTTGATTCCTCATCAAAGCGTGCGCGAAGTTCAACGACTGCCGTGACTTCTTTACCGGAGCGAGCGGCTTCTATCAACGCTTTAACCATTACTGATTCAGAGTGGGTTCGGTAAAGAGTTTGCTTGATCGCCAAAACATTGGGATCGGCGGCTGCCTGGTGAATAAAATCAATCACGACACCATAGCTCTGATAAGGATGATGAAGTAAAATATCCTGTTCATCTAATACATTGAATAAATTGCGTTTTTCGTGAATAAATTCGGGATATTGCACTGTCAGTGGCGGGTAGTTTAAATCGGGTCGATCCACTCTGTTAATGGCGCTGTAATAACGTTGCAGGTTTACAGGTCCATCACAGTGATAAGTGTCTTCATGATGTAAATGGTGCTTCTGTAATAGAAAATCAACAATGTTTGCTGGGCATTGCTTATCAACTTCCAGTCTAACCACATGTCCATAGTGCCGGGAAAAAAGTTCGCGTTGTACCGCGACAGCTAAATCTTCTATTTCTTCTTCCCGCAAAAACAGATCGCTATTACGGGTCAGACGGAAGGGATAACAACCGTTTATTTCCATTCCAGGGAACAAGCTGTGAATATGAGTTTGTATAATTGATGCTAAATAGACAAAATAATTGCCGCCCGTTGTACAAAGTTCTGAGGGCAGCGGAATCATTCTAGGTAAAGAACGTGGAGCATGCACTACAGCGTAATCAATGTTACGGTCAAAGGCGTCTTTCCCACGTAATGAGATAATAAAATTCAAACTTTTATTGAACAAACGCGGAAATGGATGTGCTAAATCGAGCGCTATAGGACTGACTATAGGTAAAATTTCATTTTTGAAATAATGTTTTGCCCAGAGATGGATATCTTCCGTCCAATCGTCAGTATTAAGAAAATGAATATTTTCCTTTTTCATCCCTGGAAGTAACTCTTTATTGAAGATGTCATAAAGTTCATCCGTGAGTAAATGAACTTTTTTACTTAATTGAGTAAAAATTTCATCGGGACGCAAACCATCTATGTTGAGTTTCCTTGATGACAAGGCAATTTTTTCTTTTAAACCGGCGACCCGGATTTCAAAAAATTCGTCAAGATTACCGCTACAAATGCAAAGAAAACGCATGCGCTCAAGTAATGGCACGCGTTCATCTTTTGCAAGTTGCAGTACACGCTCATTAAATGCAAGCGCGGTAAATTCTCGGTTGATATAGTATTCCGGGTTCTCTAAATCAATACTCAAACCAGGCTCCCCAAAAACATACATGGTAATAACGCTAGGGTAGTTGATCAGCCTTGTCGAAGGCAAGCGTTCTTATAGGCAGCTTGTTGCGTTTCTAGAGCGGCTTTATAGCGTTAATTTTAACGGACGATAAAGAAACAAATGCCAATAAAAGCAAGGAATCCCCAAAAGGGTGATAAAGGGAAATAGACTAGTGCTGCAAAAAACAACATGGAGATAACTACTATAGGCCAGGAGAAATAGATGCCGACAACCCCTTGGGCAACGGAAAAAGAAGCGGCAGCGAGTAAGGCCAATGCACCATATTGCACCGCAATCATAATTTTACGCGTTATGGGGCTATTATGACTACTTAGGACTTGGTAGCCAACGATAGCCATAATTAGGCCAGGTAAATTTAAACAGGCAACAGCCAGGATTAAACCAGTCATTCCTGCTGCTTTATAACCGATTAAAGCCGATAATTTAACTGCAGTTAAACCAGGAAAAAGAAAACTTGAGCCAACCATGGCAACAAATTCTTCCGGGCTAATCCATTGACGGTAATTGACCGCTTCGTACTCCAGTAATTTCAGCATGGAGTTGCCGCCACCCAGGGAAATAAAGCCAATCTTGCCAAAACTGTAAATGATAGACAGCAGATCTTTTATCATGACGCTAAAATTTGTTGTAGGAAATTGACATAGTCGCAAGAAATCTGACCTTTCAGCAAGTGGTTTGCTATCGTTGTGACCAATAATTGTGAATGCCCTTCAATACAGGCACTGAAAAAAATTCTTTCATTTAATTCCAGACGCGCTAATTCGAGCTTGATGGTCGGAACAGTGCTAAATTTGTACACTAAAGCTTCTTTTATTACCTCAATTTCCTGACTCTGAGTTTGCAGTTTGTTTAGTAAGTCAGCAGCAAGAAGATTATCGCTGCCTGGTATTAGTGCATCAGTAGGGTATTCGTTGAGATTAATTTTCTTGCTATATCCGCAGAAGGTTGTTTTCTCTAAGAGGGGTTTGTAAAGTGGTTCAGAGCGCCGTCTCTTAATGTTGTAATTGCAATTGGGTAAGAGTAAATAACAATCTTCTCGATGCTTGACCTGATAATTGGATAAAAGAAGAAAGCGCTCATCCAAGCCATTTAAAGTAATAATCGTATCATCTGGCCAGAAAAAACGTGCTTCCCAACGAAGTTCATCTCTTCCTGCCAGAGGAAGCTTGTCTAAAGCGAGTAAGTTATCGTTACTAATTTCAAAATTCCAAACCAAACGTTTGCTCATAGCTCTCAATAAAAAATAATGATCTAGCGCAAGACGATACGGCAGCAAAACAAGATAAGCAAGTTATGTGTGTGCAATAGAAGAGGGCAATTAAACCAGGCAGAGCTTCGTCAAACCAGTTGAAAATTAAAAAATAAATTGCTTTTACCCTGGCTTTTTCTCTTGTGTGGGATGACTCGCAAAATGATTCAAGACAGGTATATACTAGGATTTACTCAATTAGTCCGTGGGATTACTCACCATTAAGGTAAAGGAAGGGATTGATATGGCTACACTTCTGTTTGTTATTTATTTGATATTCACCTTGGTGGTGCTCTATCACGGCATGAAGGCTTTAACCTGGGAAATAGGTAGTGCAGTTTATTTGATACTTACCACCTTTGTATTTTCTATGCCTTGGTTCGCTGGTTTGTTAGTCTGGTTGGCAATAATCGTTGCTGTCACAATCATCCATGTCGAACATGTCCGTTTTGCTATCAGTGATTTTCTTTTTGATCGGGTAGGCAAATCAATTCCCAAGCTTACTAAAACAGAAGAGGAAGCTTTAAATGCTGGTGATACCTGGTTGGAGCAAGATATTTTTACGGGTTCACCTAATTGGGACAGGTTAGCCAATATTTCTTCAACACTGAGTGAAGAAGAACAATCTTTTCTTGATAATGAAACACAAACTCTATGCGGCATGATTGATGAATGGAAGGTAAGTCAGGCCGGTGATTTACCGGAGAATGTTTGGAAGTATATTAAAGAAAAAGGTTTTTTAGGGTTAGTAATTCCCAAGGAGTATGGAGGCAAGGGTTTTTCTGCACGGGCTCATTCTGATATCGTTATGAAAATTGCCAGTCGTTCAGGGGTTGCTGCAGTGACGGTCATGGTACCTAACTCCTTGGGACCAGGCGAATTACTTAATTATTACGGTACTACAGAGCAAAAAGAGCAATATTTGCCTAATCTTGCCAAAGGAGTGGATATACCCTGTTTTGCACTTACCGAGCCTGGAGCAGGTAGTGATGCGACCTCCATTCAGTCCGAAGCGGTGGTGGTTAAAAAGAAAATTGATGGCAAAATGATTTTGGGCCTGAAGATTAATTTGAATAAACGCTGGATTACGCTTGCACCTATTGCGACGTTAATAGGTTTGGCAGTGAATTTAAAGGATCCGGATGGTTTGTTGAAAGGTGAGGGGGCAGAAGGGATTACCTGCTTACTGATCCCCAGGAATACCGAAAATCTTGAAATAGGAAATCGCCATTTGCCTGCTGATCAACCCTTTATGAATGGTACTATCCGTGGAGAAAATATTTTTGTACCGATAACAACGATTATTGGCGGCCAAAAAAATGCTGGTCATGGGTGGCAAATGCTCGTTGAGTGTCTATCCATTGGTCGTTCAATTTCTCTGCCTGCATTAGGGGCGGCATCTTCGTCAATCGCTTATTTAACCACGGGTGCTTTTGCCAGAATCCGACGTCAGTTTAATGTCGAAATTGGTCAATTTGAAGGGATAGAGGAAAAGCTGGCTGAAATTGCTGGTTTAAATTACTTAATCAATGCCAATCGCTTAATGACAGTTGCCGCTGTTAATGAACATAAAAAACCTTCTGTTGCTTCGGCCATCACGAAATATTTTAATACAGAACTTGCTCGCATAACGGTAAATAATGCCATGGATGTTCATGCAGGCCGTGCTGTTGTAGTTGGCCCGCGTAATTATTTGACTGGTTATTATCTAGGGGTGCCGGTTTCTATTACTGTAGAGGGTGCGAATATTATGTCGCGTAATTTGTTGATTTTCGGACAAGGGTCAATGGCCTGCCATCCCTTTGTACGCGATGAATTTTATGCTATTTCGAAAGAAGACAAAGCCACTTTCCGTTCTTTAATTTGGCAGCATATTCAGTATTTTATGGGTAATCTTGCCAAAACAATCTGTTCAGCATGGACAGGAGGACTTTTTATTTCTGCCCCGGCAAATAGTTTAAAGCGAGAATACCAGCGACTTGCTCGCTTAAGTCACGCTTATGCCTGGTTGGCCGATTTATCGTTAATTTATTTGGGTGGTGAGTTAAAGCGAAAGGAACGTTTATCGGCAAGATTAGCAGATGGCATGTCTTATCTTTATCTTGCTATGGCAGCATTGCTTTATTTTCAAAAAAATGAAGCGCATGCTGATGAAAAAGTGCATGCTGAGTGGGCTGTTTCCTATTGTTTCTATCATGCGCAAAAAGCCATGATTGGCTTTTGCCAAAACTTCCCTTCCCGGCCACTAGGATTGTTAGTCCGTTTGTTGGCCTTTCCTTTTGGACAAACAATGCGTTATCCAAGTGATAAGCTGGATCATCAATTGGCAAAATTAATGATGCAAAATAACCATTATCGTGAGCAGATGACTAAATCACTCTACCTCAGTGGGGATTCGAAACAGCCCGTCGATAGGATGGAGAATGCTTTACAGCTTATCATCAAACACGAGGAGCTGTTCAAAAAAATTAGTGGTCTCAAACGGTTTAAATTTGACGCTTTGAAAGAAAAACTGATCGACAAAGTCAATAAAGGTGAACTATCTCAGGAAGACATGGATGCAATTGTTGCTGTAGAGCGGGCGCGCTGGGATGCTATTCAAGTCGATGAGTTTTCTTTTGAGTCGATGAAGAATAAACAATTTTCTTCTGTTATTGATGGTTTTCCGAATCCGTTGGATTAATAGACGGTTTTACGGTCTCTTAACGGTTGCAAACGTTGGTTACTGCTCTTTAAAGGCTGTGAATTTGCTATAATCATTAGAATTCCAAGAGGTAAGTCTTCGAATTCATGAGGATAAATTGCAAGATGGCCTGGGATGACGATTTCGCATCCATTAAGGATTAGATTTTTATTGGTAATGAATTATATGAGAGTGAATTATGGCTAGATCGAAAGTAACGCGTAAAGGTAAACACGAGTTATTGCCACCTGCTAAGGCTTTTGGGCAAATCATCGAAGTGGCTACTACTACTGAGGCAATTGATTATGCTTGTGAACAGGCAAAAGCTAAATTTACGCAAACTGGGGTAATTAACAAAGGACCCGCTCAGACAATGTTGAAAAAGATGGATAATGCTCGCCAGAATGTCCATTATCTGCGCGGACCGAATGGTCAGCCTTGGAACGGTGAGATTAGTGCTAGCAATCCTTATGAAAATATGCAGCAGAATCTGGCGAAACAAGAAGCAGACCTTATGAATGACAAAATTCAGGATAAGGGTGTTGTAATGGATTATGCGTTCAGTCAAAAAGGCGACTATAGACGAGGCATTACTATAGATGGGGTTGAAATGGATGCCGAGAACGATGAAGATCGTGAAAAAATTGAAGTCGTTGATAATTTATTTAATACCTGGCTTGCGAGCAATCACTATCGTAGTGATGATAGTGTCATCTATAAAAGCAATGAGAGTGGTGATTTTATTGTAGACAAGAAAGGCAATAAGGTTAGAGCTAGTGGTGATGAGCTTAGCGATCTTATGAAAGGGGATAACGGATTTGAAAGCTATATGCAGGATCAAGGGATTGACGTGACTACACGGCAACAGTCCTTCCCGGGAGAAGAGCCTGCCGCTGCGGTGAGCAAAAAGCAACAGCAAGCCACTCAGCCCACCTCTGTACAAGAAGTGGACATCGAAGAGGTTCCCGATTATGAGGGGGTTCGAACTCCAAAGAGTTAAGTACGAGAAATGGTATTGGCGAATTTGAGTCGTTCAGAGGAGCCAATATCAATCCATAAACCCTGGTAGAGCTCTCCGCTGGCCAGGTTCTTGCCAGCCAAATCGCGAAGTAAAGGAACAACGGAGTATCTGCCTGTTTTGCATTGTTCAAAAACTTCTGGACGATAACAAGTTATTCCCGCAAAAGTATATAATCTTTCGTTAGTTAGCTGTTGTTGATTATCCAAACCAAAATCACCCTGATTATGCTGTGGATTAGGAACCAGAACCAGATGAACCATAGTTTCTTCCGTCAGGTGTAATTGCGTGAAGTCATAATCAGTAAAAACATCGGCGTTAACAGTTATAAAAGGTTTTTTGCCTAACAAAGGCAAAGCGGCGTGAATGCCGCCGCCTGTTTCAAGTCCGCCCGGCGGCTCAGGAGAATAGCAGATTTCAACTCCCCATTGGGCACCATTACCAAAATGTTGGCGTATTTGCCCGCCCAGGTAAGCATGATTAATAACGATACGTTCAAACCCCAATTGGGCAAGTCTTTCCACGTGATATTCAATTAATGGTTTGTTGTGTATCTGGCACATGGCTTTGGGTATTGTGTCAGTAAGGGGTTTAAGGCGTACTCCCCTGCCGGCAGCTAAAATCATGGCAGTTTTCATGGTAAACGAATCCTATTTTGCATGAATTGATAAAAAGGATGTAATTCTTCGTAGGTTTCGAGACACGCCATTACATAATGATGGGTTAGCGGTAAGTCCTGCAAATAATTGGCTTTATTATCACGCAAATACAAGCGGGAGAAAACACCGAGCACTTTTAAATGGCGTTGTAGACCACACCAGTCGAAGGCACGTGTAAATGCTGATAAAGACCAACCTGTTGCACTGGGTGCTTGACTATGGAAAGTAGTTAGCCATTTCATGACCTGTTCGCGAGGCCATTGGATGTAGCAATCTTTCAGGAGAGAGACCAGGTCATAAGTAAAGGGGCCACGCATTGCATCCTGAAAATCGATAATTCCCAAAGCATGATCTTCATGTTCAGCAAGCAACATAATATTGCGTGAATGGTAATCGCGGTGAATAAAGCACTGTGGCTGTTCCAAGATTGTGTCGCACAGTTGAGCAAATGTTTCATCTAATAGTTTTTCTTCTGCTGCAGTTAGTTTTATTTTTAAATAAGCATCTAAAAACCATTCCCGAAAGACATTTAACTCATACATGATGAAGGGCCTATCAAAGATAGGCAGTTGTGCCGTTGCTTGAGTTGAACATTGCTGCATTTTGATGAGTGTATTCATAGCCATAGGGTATAATTTGTTAGCCGTTTCTACGTTGAGATGATTGAGTAGCAACGCGTCACCAAAATCATCCAGCAGAGCAAAGCCTTGTTCTTTATCGACGACATGGATCTGTGGGGTACGTACACCAGCAGTGGTTAACAAGCCAGCTACAGTGAGAAAAGGTTGTAACGCTTCTTTATCAGGGGGGGCATCCATAACTACTTGGGTCATCGAATTATGGTGAAGACGGAAATAACGCCTGAAACTGGCATCACCTGCTAGAGGATGTAGGGTAAATTTAGACGGGGCAAGCACTTTTTCAAGCCAGTTGTTAAGTGCGTTTTGTCGATTATGCATGTTATACTCCTCAGCCTTGTTTTTTAGAGCCGGCCATGAAATTCTACAGAATTTACTGAGAGAATTTCACGTAGACTCTTGCTTGCAGGTGTCATGTTTTTTTGCAATTGACAGGATCTATTGGCTTTTCGCTAGCTTGATCCGAAAAACAATGCTTTTCGGCGAAGATAGTAGAAATGTCAATAGATCCTAAATTATCATGCACCTTGTGCATGTGGATCATAAGGTATTTTGGTGACGCTGAACATTAGGCTTGATGCTATACCGCAAGTAATTCATAAAATGATTTGTCATCGCTACGTGTTTGCAGGTTTTATTGCAACCAGCACGCTGGCTATAGGCACGTATCATGTGGCGACTTATGCTTCTGATATTATGATGGAGCCGGTGCAAGCTTGCGTAATCGCGCGTGATGTTGAGTTAAATGCAGTTGGTCGTTCTAGAATTGCTCAATGCCTGGGTTGGCAAGAAAATGCCCCTTTTTCTGTTTGCCGAGGCTCTTATAAACCGCTTACGGTTATACCGCTTGCGGATGATGAAATACGAATCATGGCCAATAATGTGTCTTTTTATAATCAAGGCCGCTCCCAATTGTCTGGCGATGTTGAAGTCCAACAAACTGAACGGATTGTCAATGCGCAAACTGCTTATGTTTACCGCGATTCCAAATCGAATAAAGTAACCAAAATTGAATTATTTGGAGAGGTAAAATATTTAGAGCCAGAGCGTTTAATGATTGCAAGAAAGGCCACTATTAATCCACAAGATAAGTCCGGGCAAGTTGAAGATGTTCTCTATCGGTTTAATTCACAACGTCAAGGCGCCATTTTGCCAGCTTGGGGGCGTGCTAGCCTGATTCAACGATTCGCTAATCAAGATTATCGATTAGAGCAGGCTACTTATAGTAATTGTGCACCGGAGGACAAAGCTTGGCAAATTGAAGCAGAAACGATTACTCTCGATAAAGCCAAGTCAACAGGGGTAGCACGAAATGCTAAATTACGCGTAGGTGGTTGGCCAGTGTTTTATACACCCTATTTTAGTTTTCCTACCTCTAAAGAGCGTAAATCAGGCTTCTTAATGCCAATTATTGGAACGTCGAATGTTGGTGGTTTTGATTACGCCCAACCCTATTATTGGAATATAGCGCCCAATTATGATGCTACTCTTATCCCACACGTTTATTCACGCCGTGGCCTGATGATGGGAGGCCAGTTTAGGTATTTGACCACTCATTCTTATGGGGTATTCAACGGTCGTTTTTTACCTAATGATCGCGCTTTTCGCAATTTTATACTGGATAATGAAGTGCAATACCCACAATTGCGGGGTACTTCAACAGACAGATGGTCTGTACAGTTGAAAGATAGCACGCAATTCAATCCTCATTTGCATATGGGGATTAATTTCCAACAGGTTTCAGATCCCTATTATCTGCAGGATTTTAGTTCGAATCTTGCCATACTCACTGAGCGACAATTATTACGTCAAGGGGATTTGACCTACACCACAGAGAATTGGCTATTTCGTGGCATGCTCCAAAGTTATCAAACCTTGCGTCCAGTCAATCAAACACCTATTGAGGATGTTTACCAGCGGTTACCACAATTAATGGCACGGGGCGTTTATGATGATTTACCTCTTAGAGGTAATTTCTCTTTGTTGGGACAATTTGACTATTTCCAATGGCCAGATAGTCGTTTATTAAAACCAGAAGGACCGCGTTATCACTTAAATCCGGTTTTATCTTTTCCTCAAATGAAGCCCTGGGGATTTATTACGCCTTCCGTGGAGCTGGTAGAAAATTACTATGATGTGAAACAAAACCGTACTTTTTTTGACAGGGATGCCTTTCCATTAAACAATAGCCCTTATTTCTTAAATACGAATGCTTATGGTAGTAATTATTATCCTTATGGATTGAATTATTACAGCTCTTATGCATTGAATAGCAATGGTACGCCTTTAAGCAGACAATTTAATCGTACAATACCTCGCTATAGTGTTGATGGTGGGTTGTATTTTGAACGCCCTGTCAATGTTATGGGGAAAATGTTTACCCAGACTTTAGAACCCCGTCTTTACTATCTTCATGTCCCTTTTCATGATCAAACGCCTATTCCTGTGTATGATTCTGGATATATGATATTTAATACGGATCAACTTTTTCGTACTAACCGTTTTTCAGGGTTTGATCGTATCGGCGATGCTAACCAATTGAGTTATGCCGTTAGTTCACGCTGGCTCTCAGATCAAACAGGCGGAGAAAAAGCGACAGTTTCCATTGGTCAAATTCGTTATTTTGCTAATCGGCGGGTACAGCTCTGTCAGAATAACATGGGAACTTGTGTCGATAACCCTTTAACGTTGGGTTATCTGTCGCCTCTTGCGAAATCATCCCCTATAGCAAGCCGTGCAGTCTATCGTTTTCATCCAGCTTGGGTGTTAACTGGTGATTATGTTTGGGATCCCTATACAAGTGCAACCAATAATGGCCATCTCAATTTTCATTACCAACCAGCAAAAAATCAAATTGTTAGTGTCGGATATACCTACTTGGTTAATGGGGATATTACGCAAGTAGCTAATAGCCAAGTGCAGGATAATTCTTTGCACCAGGCAACCTTCGCCTATGCCTGGCCTTTAAATGAAAGATGGAGCACGTTAGGGGCTTATAATTATAATTTAAGTAAACGGTATGCAATGATGACTTTTTTGGGGCTACAATATGATAGTTGTTGTTGGGCAGTAAGGTTGCTGGGAGGACGCACCTTCCAGAATTTAAATACCCAATTACAGCCAAGATACAATAATAATGTCTATTTACAGATTTTATTGAAGGGGCTAGGCTCTGTTGGAAATAGCGACCCAGCTAGTACAATACACACTTATATTCCAGGTTATACGGATAGTTTTCATAGTTAGAGGTTGATTTTGTTTTAAATTAATTAAAGTTGCTTGTATTTTGATTAAGAATGGCCTAA is from Legionella donaldsonii and encodes:
- a CDS encoding aminoglycoside phosphotransferase family protein, translated to MHNRQNALNNWLEKVLAPSKFTLHPLAGDASFRRYFRLHHNSMTQVVMDAPPDKEALQPFLTVAGLLTTAGVRTPQIHVVDKEQGFALLDDFGDALLLNHLNVETANKLYPMAMNTLIKMQQCSTQATAQLPIFDRPFIMYELNVFREWFLDAYLKIKLTAAEEKLLDETFAQLCDTILEQPQCFIHRDYHSRNIMLLAEHEDHALGIIDFQDAMRGPFTYDLVSLLKDCYIQWPREQVMKWLTTFHSQAPSATGWSLSAFTRAFDWCGLQRHLKVLGVFSRLYLRDNKANYLQDLPLTHHYVMACLETYEELHPFYQFMQNRIRLP
- a CDS encoding LPS-assembly protein LptD; this encodes MICHRYVFAGFIATSTLAIGTYHVATYASDIMMEPVQACVIARDVELNAVGRSRIAQCLGWQENAPFSVCRGSYKPLTVIPLADDEIRIMANNVSFYNQGRSQLSGDVEVQQTERIVNAQTAYVYRDSKSNKVTKIELFGEVKYLEPERLMIARKATINPQDKSGQVEDVLYRFNSQRQGAILPAWGRASLIQRFANQDYRLEQATYSNCAPEDKAWQIEAETITLDKAKSTGVARNAKLRVGGWPVFYTPYFSFPTSKERKSGFLMPIIGTSNVGGFDYAQPYYWNIAPNYDATLIPHVYSRRGLMMGGQFRYLTTHSYGVFNGRFLPNDRAFRNFILDNEVQYPQLRGTSTDRWSVQLKDSTQFNPHLHMGINFQQVSDPYYLQDFSSNLAILTERQLLRQGDLTYTTENWLFRGMLQSYQTLRPVNQTPIEDVYQRLPQLMARGVYDDLPLRGNFSLLGQFDYFQWPDSRLLKPEGPRYHLNPVLSFPQMKPWGFITPSVELVENYYDVKQNRTFFDRDAFPLNNSPYFLNTNAYGSNYYPYGLNYYSSYALNSNGTPLSRQFNRTIPRYSVDGGLYFERPVNVMGKMFTQTLEPRLYYLHVPFHDQTPIPVYDSGYMIFNTDQLFRTNRFSGFDRIGDANQLSYAVSSRWLSDQTGGEKATVSIGQIRYFANRRVQLCQNNMGTCVDNPLTLGYLSPLAKSSPIASRAVYRFHPAWVLTGDYVWDPYTSATNNGHLNFHYQPAKNQIVSVGYTYLVNGDITQVANSQVQDNSLHQATFAYAWPLNERWSTLGAYNYNLSKRYAMMTFLGLQYDSCCWAVRLLGGRTFQNLNTQLQPRYNNNVYLQILLKGLGSVGNSDPASTIHTYIPGYTDSFHS